The following is a genomic window from Myxococcales bacterium.
CCTGTTGGCCGCCGCCACGATGGAGCAGCTACCTATCCAAATCGTGATGGGCTTTGCCGACGAAGCGGTCGAACAACTCCTCGGCCTCGACCCAGAGAGGGAAGCTGCGCTCACCTTGGTAGCGCTCGGCCAAACGCAAGCCCCCGCGGAAGCTGTTTCGAAGCCAGCGAATCTATCACTCGAAACGGAACGCCTCTCGAAGTCCGAGGTGGACTACCCGGCGATTCGCGAGATCCACGCAGCCTCGTCGTTGGCGACTGGGGCAGAAGCCGCCAGTTGGCGTCAGAGCGCCCCGGCGAGAACCCCGCCGACTCTGGCCGGGCGCCTCTTCCCGCTTTCGCCGGCGGCCGACGCGGATCTCCCTCGGGAGTCACTCGAGAGTGTCATACGCCGTCGCGGTTCCACCCGCATCTTCAATCGCGGGGCGTCGATCTCGCTGGCTCAACTCGCCACGGTGCTCGATCGTGGGAGTAGCCCCCTGCCTACCGACTTCGCGGGTCACGAGCCGGATGCTGGAATCGACCTGTATCTGATCGTGCACGCGGTCGAGGGACTTGCAAATGGCACGTATTTCTACCACCCCGCACGCGCTGCCCTGGAGCTTCTGCGTGAGGGAGACTTTCGGGATGTGGCGGGAAGGCTTGGCCTCTCCCAGGATCTTCCGGCCGATGCGGCGGTCAATGTCTACTGCCTTGTCGATCTCGAGCGCGTCTTCGAAGCTAAAGGCGATCGCGGCTACCGCTGCGCACAGCTCGAAGGCGGCATTCGAGGTGGATTGATGTACTTGGCGGCTTACGCACAGCGCTTCGGAGCAACCGGCCTCACGTTCTTGGACGACGAAGTCATCGAATTTTTCTCCCCGCACGCCGAGGGCAAGAGCGTGATGTTCCTCACCGCGCTGGGGCGTTCTGCCCGCTGAGTTTTTGGTTCACGGGATCGTCGCACCGGCTCCAGATGCGTCGTCGCATTTGAGAACCTGCCTTTCTTTCGATGCTTCTTCTGCAGCTTTCTGACGCACTTGCAGGGATGCGCTTTGTCAGGCTTTGCCAAGTTGGGTCGGTCCAGAACGCGCTGAGAGCGCCTCGGCTGCACCCCTCCCAGTTTCCTAAACCGTAGGTCAGAG
Proteins encoded in this region:
- a CDS encoding SagB/ThcOx family dehydrogenase translates to MERSRGRAARAYHDATKHSEQSLHRNQHFLDFQNQPLPFKIYAGLRSQPLVREWTPQELPALDALRLGTQRIQTNQQQLDRSTLSRVLYLCAGITKHKQIPGGEMYFRAASNTGALYHIDLYLVCAELADLAAGVYHFAPNDFALRQLRTGDQRAILVAASGSEPAIAKATAILVSASTYWRNAWKYQSRAYRHCYWDSGTLHANLLAAATMEQLPIQIVMGFADEAVEQLLGLDPEREAALTLVALGQTQAPAEAVSKPANLSLETERLSKSEVDYPAIREIHAASSLATGAEAASWRQSAPARTPPTLAGRLFPLSPAADADLPRESLESVIRRRGSTRIFNRGASISLAQLATVLDRGSSPLPTDFAGHEPDAGIDLYLIVHAVEGLANGTYFYHPARAALELLREGDFRDVAGRLGLSQDLPADAAVNVYCLVDLERVFEAKGDRGYRCAQLEGGIRGGLMYLAAYAQRFGATGLTFLDDEVIEFFSPHAEGKSVMFLTALGRSAR